The following coding sequences are from one Nitrosopumilaceae archaeon window:
- the thsB gene encoding thermosome subunit beta, translating into MASIQQTPQGPVLVLKESALQQKGRDAQKNNIAAAKLVAELVRTSLGPRGMDKMLVDSLGDVTITNDGATILKEIDVQHPAAKMMVEIAKAVDNEVGDGTTSSVVFGGALLSKAEELLDKDVHATVIIEGYQAAAEKALLLLSELAKAVDPREKETLLKIAKTSMNSKLISDDSDMLSKLVVDSILQVVDKQGESYKVDLDNIKVEKKAGGSIRNTSLIKGIVLDKEVVHSGMPTKIEKAKIALVNSALEIEKTEMSAEIRITDPTQMQMFLEEENRMLKTMVDKIREIGANVLICQKGIDDIAQHYLAKQGILAVRRVKESDMTKLVKATGGRIITNLDDITSKDLGSAEHVEQRKVETDKWVFIEGCKNPRAITLLLRGGSQRVVDEVDRSMHDALMVVKDVIEKPAIVAGGGAPEEFLASSLKDWADRFEGREQLAIKKYAEALEIIPLTIAENAGMDPINTMITLRAKQSQGRKWTGIDARNTRIADMFALDIIEPVAVKEQIIKSATEAACMILRIDDVIASSGGKGGGGHGPPMG; encoded by the coding sequence TTGGCTTCAATTCAACAAACTCCACAAGGTCCTGTTTTAGTGTTAAAAGAAAGTGCACTTCAACAAAAAGGCAGGGATGCACAAAAAAATAACATAGCTGCAGCAAAATTGGTAGCAGAACTTGTACGTACAAGCCTTGGTCCACGAGGAATGGATAAGATGCTTGTAGATTCCCTAGGTGATGTCACAATAACAAATGATGGTGCTACAATTCTCAAAGAAATCGATGTTCAACACCCAGCTGCAAAAATGATGGTAGAAATTGCAAAAGCAGTAGATAATGAAGTTGGAGATGGAACAACCTCCTCAGTTGTATTTGGCGGTGCTCTCTTATCAAAGGCCGAGGAACTTTTGGATAAAGATGTTCATGCCACTGTAATAATAGAAGGCTATCAAGCTGCAGCAGAAAAAGCACTTTTACTTCTTTCAGAACTTGCAAAGGCTGTAGATCCACGTGAAAAGGAAACTCTTCTCAAAATAGCAAAAACAAGCATGAATTCAAAATTAATCTCAGATGATAGTGATATGCTCTCAAAACTTGTGGTAGATTCTATTTTGCAGGTAGTAGATAAACAGGGCGAATCCTATAAGGTAGATTTGGATAATATTAAAGTGGAAAAGAAAGCTGGCGGATCAATAAGAAATACCTCACTTATCAAAGGAATTGTTTTGGATAAAGAAGTGGTACACAGTGGCATGCCAACTAAAATTGAAAAAGCAAAAATTGCACTAGTAAATTCTGCACTTGAAATTGAAAAAACAGAAATGAGCGCAGAAATTCGAATTACCGATCCAACACAAATGCAGATGTTTCTTGAAGAAGAAAACAGAATGCTCAAAACAATGGTAGACAAAATACGTGAGATCGGAGCAAACGTACTGATATGTCAAAAAGGTATTGATGATATAGCACAGCATTATCTTGCAAAACAAGGTATTCTTGCTGTTAGACGAGTAAAAGAAAGTGATATGACAAAACTTGTAAAAGCAACAGGTGGAAGAATTATCACAAACCTTGATGATATCACATCAAAAGATCTTGGCTCTGCAGAACATGTAGAACAAAGAAAGGTTGAAACTGACAAATGGGTGTTCATTGAGGGATGCAAAAACCCACGTGCAATAACACTTCTTCTAAGAGGTGGCTCGCAAAGAGTAGTAGATGAAGTAGATAGATCAATGCATGATGCCTTGATGGTAGTTAAAGATGTAATAGAAAAACCAGCAATTGTCGCAGGTGGAGGCGCCCCTGAAGAATTTCTTGCTTCAAGTCTTAAGGACTGGGCTGATCGATTTGAGGGAAGAGAACAACTCGCTATTAAAAAATATGCAGAAGCTCTTGAAATAATTCCTCTTACAATTGCAGAAAATGCCGGTATGGATCCAATAAACACAATGATCACACTTAGAGCAAAACAGTCGCAGGGAAGAAAGTGGACTGGAATAGATGCAAGAAATACTCGCATAGCAGATATGTTTGCACTTGATATCATAGAGCCAGTAGCAGTAAAAGAGCAGATAATAAAATCTGCTACTGAAGCAGCCTGTATGATTTTAAGAATTGATGATGTAATAGCCTCTTCTGGTGGCAAAGGTGGCGGCGGACATGGTCCTCCAATGGGCTAA
- a CDS encoding PfkB family carbohydrate kinase, which translates to MLEKLQNLNFVGSIVVLNDFFLDRIIKIDDAAKLFDLVLQKKTLGGSIRDIPQVDLKGGNATNVAFALARLDAPVSLITVANKTSSQILHDAFSEFPKSSLYIIDGKPGMTTSFEFNNNGSVVNVMLSDLGDNENFGPEKLGSNEQNAVKNADAIIITNWASNKKGTELSKFVFEKSLKSLHFLDPADIQTRQGEFKMAISELAPNLHSLSLNENECNLLLKQFGLGNITKENETKRLVSELSEKTSIPIDLHTTFGAFWSNGKETAFAKSFPTVVKFVTGAGDVWDAANILGYLAKLEPKERLLFANATASLYVGNSNGMPPTMQEVLSLIAEVQ; encoded by the coding sequence ATGTTAGAGAAGCTGCAAAATCTTAACTTTGTTGGCTCAATTGTTGTTTTAAATGATTTTTTTCTAGACAGAATAATAAAGATAGATGACGCTGCAAAATTATTTGATCTTGTTTTACAAAAAAAAACTCTTGGGGGAAGTATAAGGGATATTCCTCAGGTTGATTTGAAGGGGGGTAATGCAACAAATGTTGCATTTGCACTTGCAAGACTTGATGCTCCAGTTTCATTGATTACTGTCGCAAATAAGACAAGCTCACAAATTCTTCACGATGCATTTTCAGAGTTTCCAAAATCATCTTTGTATATTATTGACGGAAAACCAGGCATGACTACCTCATTTGAATTTAACAACAATGGAAGCGTTGTAAATGTAATGTTGTCTGATTTAGGAGACAATGAAAATTTTGGACCTGAAAAACTTGGTTCAAATGAACAAAATGCAGTGAAAAATGCAGACGCAATAATAATAACAAATTGGGCAAGCAATAAGAAAGGTACAGAACTTTCAAAATTTGTATTTGAAAAATCACTAAAATCTTTACATTTTTTGGATCCAGCGGATATACAAACAAGACAAGGTGAATTCAAAATGGCAATATCTGAACTTGCACCAAATCTTCATTCTTTATCTCTAAATGAAAACGAATGCAATCTGCTTTTAAAACAATTTGGACTAGGAAATATAACTAAAGAAAATGAAACTAAAAGACTCGTTTCTGAACTTTCAGAAAAAACATCAATACCAATTGATTTACATACTACTTTTGGAGCTTTTTGGTCAAACGGTAAAGAGACAGCATTTGCAAAATCCTTTCCTACTGTAGTAAAGTTTGTTACTGGTGCAGGAGATGTGTGGGACGCCGCAAATATTTTGGGTTATCTTGCTAAACTTGAACCAAAAGAAAGATTACTTTTTGCAAATGCCACAGCATCGTTGTATGTTGGCAATTCAAATGGGATGCCACCAACAATGCAAGAAGTATTATCGTTGATTGCTGAGGTTCAATAA
- the guaA gene encoding glutamine-hydrolyzing GMP synthase, which produces MDKIVVLDFGSQYSHLICRRIREFSVYAELVPFDISLEELKKLNPKGIIFSGGPASVYNNDSPKPKTGIFDIGLPVLGICYGHQLIVNNFGGKVKRANKEYGSSSLTVDNDSDLLSGMGKSIRAWMSHGDAAEKIPDGFDIIGHTESSHAAAIANKQKLIYGIQFHPEVVHTEKGTEILRNFVINICRAKQDWTIENFIETTVAEISKIDGNVLCGISGGVDSTVAALLIQKSIGNRLKCVFVDNGLLRLNEEQEVENMFKNNFAVNFTHINAKERFLKRLKGITDPEQKRKIVGEEFVQIFTEFAEKNGPFKWLAQGTLYPDVIESGVSKGPASVIKTHHNVGGLPSWLNMQVLEPLRFLYKDEVRKVAKALGVPDKLLNRHPFPGPGLAVRIIGEVTEKKLQICKLASKIVEDELVTANLHDKVWQAYAAVGDDKAVGVVGDERKYGYIVTVRVVDSIDGMTADWTRLPINILEKISNRITNEIEDAAWVSYVISSKPPATIEPQ; this is translated from the coding sequence ATGGACAAGATAGTTGTTCTAGATTTTGGATCACAGTATAGTCATCTAATTTGTAGAAGAATTAGAGAGTTTTCTGTATATGCAGAACTCGTACCTTTTGACATATCACTTGAAGAGCTAAAAAAATTAAATCCAAAAGGAATCATATTCTCTGGAGGCCCTGCCAGTGTTTATAATAATGACTCGCCAAAACCAAAAACAGGCATATTTGATATTGGTCTTCCTGTTTTAGGAATATGTTATGGCCATCAATTGATAGTTAATAATTTTGGAGGTAAGGTTAAGCGTGCAAATAAGGAATATGGTTCCTCTTCTCTTACTGTAGATAATGATTCTGATTTGCTATCTGGCATGGGCAAATCAATAAGAGCATGGATGAGTCATGGAGATGCCGCAGAAAAAATTCCAGATGGTTTTGACATAATAGGTCATACTGAAAGTTCTCATGCAGCTGCTATTGCAAATAAACAAAAGCTAATTTATGGAATACAGTTTCATCCAGAAGTAGTTCACACCGAGAAAGGAACAGAAATTCTTAGAAATTTTGTAATAAATATATGTAGAGCAAAACAAGATTGGACAATTGAAAACTTTATTGAAACAACTGTAGCTGAAATTTCAAAGATAGATGGTAATGTCCTTTGTGGTATAAGTGGCGGAGTGGATTCTACAGTAGCAGCACTTTTGATTCAAAAATCAATAGGAAACAGACTCAAATGCGTATTTGTGGATAATGGTCTTTTAAGATTAAATGAGGAACAAGAAGTGGAAAACATGTTCAAAAATAATTTTGCAGTAAATTTTACACACATAAATGCAAAAGAAAGGTTTCTTAAAAGATTAAAAGGAATAACAGATCCTGAACAAAAAAGAAAAATTGTCGGAGAAGAATTTGTTCAGATATTTACAGAGTTTGCTGAAAAAAATGGTCCCTTCAAATGGTTGGCTCAGGGAACACTCTATCCAGATGTAATTGAGAGTGGTGTATCAAAAGGACCTGCTTCAGTGATAAAAACACACCACAATGTTGGCGGTTTGCCTTCATGGCTTAACATGCAAGTATTAGAGCCATTACGTTTTCTCTATAAAGACGAGGTAAGAAAGGTTGCAAAGGCTCTTGGAGTACCTGATAAATTGTTAAATCGTCACCCATTTCCAGGACCTGGTCTTGCAGTTAGAATAATTGGTGAAGTAACGGAAAAGAAACTGCAAATTTGTAAGCTTGCAAGCAAGATTGTTGAAGATGAACTTGTCACAGCAAATTTGCATGATAAAGTTTGGCAAGCTTATGCAGCAGTAGGAGATGATAAAGCAGTAGGAGTGGTAGGAGATGAACGAAAATATGGTTATATTGTTACTGTCAGAGTAGTGGATTCCATAGATGGAATGACCGCAGATTGGACAAGACTTCCTATTAATATTCTAGAGAAAATAAGCAATAGAATCACTAATGAGATTGAGGATGCTGCCTGGGTAAGCTATGTAATTTCAAGCAAACCACCGGCAACTATTGAACCTCAGTAA
- a CDS encoding 6-hydroxymethylpterin diphosphokinase MptE-like protein: protein MRLKGWEKKYTEILREFQYSRRKDTQSARVLNSILRTKFPLRKLEKMIKNQTIFVIGAGSSLTQSIPLLKKYKNITKIVADGATKALIENRIKFDIVVTDLDGDQKFLKKASNENAIMIVHAHGDNIDKLYMASDFKYCLGTTEGKPFGNIHNFGGFTDGDRCVFLAKHFGAKKIILFGMDFGAKIGKYSKNKVINRTTKIRKLRRGKKLLEWLALQSHSELYTTSKQIKGFSKIRYADLGKML, encoded by the coding sequence ATGAGACTAAAAGGATGGGAGAAAAAATATACTGAAATTTTGAGAGAGTTCCAGTATAGTAGAAGAAAAGATACGCAATCTGCTAGAGTTTTAAATTCAATTTTGAGAACCAAATTTCCTTTAAGAAAATTAGAAAAAATGATAAAAAATCAAACTATTTTTGTCATTGGAGCTGGTTCTTCTCTTACTCAATCAATACCTTTATTGAAAAAATATAAAAACATAACAAAGATAGTTGCTGATGGTGCAACAAAAGCACTGATTGAAAATAGGATCAAATTTGATATTGTAGTTACGGATCTTGACGGCGATCAAAAATTTTTAAAAAAAGCAAGTAATGAAAATGCAATTATGATAGTACATGCCCATGGAGATAACATAGATAAATTATACATGGCATCAGACTTCAAATATTGTCTAGGAACTACGGAAGGAAAACCATTTGGAAATATACATAATTTTGGCGGATTTACGGATGGGGACAGATGTGTGTTTTTAGCTAAACACTTTGGTGCAAAGAAAATTATTTTATTTGGAATGGATTTTGGAGCCAAGATAGGAAAGTATTCCAAGAATAAAGTTATCAACAGAACTACAAAGATTAGAAAACTCAGACGTGGTAAGAAGCTTTTGGAATGGCTTGCTTTACAGAGTCATTCAGAATTATACACTACATCAAAGCAAATCAAGGGTTTTAGCAAGATAAGATATGCCGATCTTGGAAAAATGCTCTAA
- the folP gene encoding dihydropteroate synthase, translating to MNRLGPVSVGGFNPVRIMGIINSSPESFFKESVTTDSKKLSQMIKKMEDEGANFVDVGGMSTAPYLNTLISEKIEIARITRAVKTIQKVSNIPISVDTCRAQVAKSALELGVDIVNDISGLKYDKDMRKIVEKFEPSLILCAYSKNVIRGNQLRQTRNLIRESIIIAKSVNISSNKIVVDPAIGFFRKSGKNNFFTKINSDWLKRDLLILNNLKLIKQKNPMLVSVSRKSFIGSLLKIKNPNERLYGSIAAEVIAVLNGADIIRTHNVRATREAIQIAQKLSSHFRKGL from the coding sequence GTGAATAGATTAGGACCAGTTTCTGTGGGAGGATTTAATCCAGTACGAATAATGGGAATAATTAACTCCAGTCCAGAATCATTTTTTAAGGAATCTGTAACAACTGATTCAAAAAAGCTATCTCAAATGATAAAAAAGATGGAAGATGAAGGAGCAAATTTTGTGGATGTTGGAGGTATGTCTACTGCACCATATCTGAATACTTTAATTTCTGAAAAAATAGAAATTGCAAGAATAACTAGAGCAGTTAAAACAATTCAAAAAGTTTCTAACATCCCAATTTCGGTTGATACTTGCAGAGCTCAAGTTGCAAAATCTGCACTAGAACTTGGTGTAGACATTGTTAATGATATTTCTGGGCTCAAATACGACAAAGATATGAGAAAAATTGTAGAAAAATTTGAACCTTCTCTTATTTTATGTGCTTATAGTAAAAATGTGATAAGAGGAAATCAACTCAGACAAACAAGAAATCTTATACGTGAAAGTATTATAATTGCAAAATCTGTAAATATTTCATCTAACAAAATTGTTGTTGACCCTGCAATTGGATTTTTCAGAAAATCAGGAAAGAACAATTTTTTCACAAAAATAAATTCAGATTGGCTAAAAAGAGATCTATTGATTTTAAATAATTTGAAATTAATCAAACAGAAAAATCCAATGCTTGTTTCCGTTTCACGTAAATCTTTTATTGGAAGCTTGTTAAAAATAAAAAATCCTAATGAACGACTCTATGGTTCTATTGCTGCCGAAGTAATAGCAGTTCTTAATGGTGCAGATATTATACGAACACATAACGTGAGGGCAACTAGAGAGGCGATTCAAATTGCACAAAAATTATCTTCTCATTTCAGGAAAGGCTTATAA
- the guaB gene encoding IMP dehydrogenase has protein sequence MEIREGLTFDDVLLVPKRSSIVTRSQTNLQTKLSRNLSLNIPIISANMDTVTESAMAVAMAREGGIGIIHRFLTITEQVNEVLKVKRSGSIIIENPYFIRPDQTVKEAVEYMREKGVSGLLVTDADMKLEGILTRRDIVMLESDDQKKLVKDVMTSDVITANFGVGISEAKEILRKNCIEKLPLLNERGHVKGLITSKDIINAGNYPAASKDKKGRPLVGAAVGVKGDFMERTEALLDAGADVIVVDIAHGHSDNALNTVRLIKKAFPNSELIAGNVATAQGAEDLIKAGVDAVKVGVGSGSICITRVITGSGVPQLTAVFDCAEIGKKYGIPIISDGGVRTSGDATKALAAGASTVMVGSILGGTDESPGSPVMRNGKRFKIYRGMASFYASLGRKSKETGTVSIGDDLNDYVAEGVEAMVPYKGSVTDIIKQLTGGIRSGLSYCGANTIPQMQENAEFMKMSRAGFVESQPHDVDLM, from the coding sequence TTGGAAATACGAGAAGGACTAACGTTTGATGATGTACTCCTCGTTCCTAAACGATCGAGTATAGTTACTAGATCACAGACTAACCTACAAACTAAACTTTCCCGAAATCTCTCTCTTAACATTCCTATAATCAGCGCAAACATGGATACAGTAACCGAATCTGCCATGGCAGTTGCAATGGCACGTGAAGGTGGAATAGGAATAATACATAGATTTCTTACAATCACTGAACAAGTAAATGAGGTACTCAAAGTAAAGCGCTCCGGAAGCATAATTATTGAAAATCCATATTTTATCAGACCAGATCAAACTGTAAAGGAAGCTGTAGAGTATATGCGAGAAAAAGGCGTGTCAGGTCTTTTAGTTACTGATGCTGATATGAAACTAGAGGGAATATTGACAAGACGTGATATAGTTATGCTTGAATCAGATGATCAGAAAAAACTTGTAAAAGATGTTATGACAAGTGATGTGATTACTGCAAATTTTGGAGTAGGTATCTCTGAAGCAAAAGAAATTTTGCGTAAAAATTGTATTGAAAAATTGCCGCTCTTAAATGAAAGGGGACATGTAAAAGGACTGATAACAAGTAAGGACATCATCAACGCAGGTAATTATCCAGCTGCTTCAAAGGACAAAAAAGGTAGACCGCTTGTTGGAGCAGCAGTAGGGGTAAAAGGAGACTTTATGGAAAGAACAGAGGCTCTGCTTGATGCTGGTGCAGATGTGATTGTAGTTGATATTGCACACGGACATAGTGATAATGCCCTAAACACAGTACGTCTGATCAAAAAGGCATTTCCAAATAGTGAGTTAATAGCAGGAAATGTTGCAACAGCTCAAGGAGCAGAGGATCTAATCAAAGCAGGTGTAGATGCAGTCAAAGTTGGAGTAGGTTCTGGTTCAATTTGTATAACAAGGGTGATAACAGGTTCTGGTGTGCCACAACTGACAGCAGTGTTTGACTGTGCAGAAATTGGTAAAAAATATGGCATTCCTATAATCTCTGACGGTGGAGTGAGAACTTCGGGTGATGCAACAAAAGCACTTGCAGCAGGTGCATCTACAGTTATGGTTGGTAGTATTCTTGGCGGCACAGATGAAAGTCCTGGTTCACCTGTGATGAGAAATGGAAAGAGATTCAAAATTTACAGAGGTATGGCTTCATTTTATGCATCACTTGGAAGAAAGTCAAAGGAAACAGGTACTGTCTCTATTGGTGATGATCTTAATGATTATGTTGCAGAAGGTGTAGAGGCGATGGTTCCGTATAAGGGAAGTGTAACTGATATCATTAAACAATTGACTGGTGGAATACGTTCAGGATTAAGCTACTGCGGTGCAAACACCATTCCACAAATGCAAGAAAATGCAGAATTTATGAAAATGTCAAGAGCAGGATTTGTAGAAAGTCAACCACATGATGTAGATTTGATGTAA
- the pheA gene encoding prephenate dehydratase, giving the protein MLRTAFQGERGAYSEAAAIHFFKEGVQTIPYPTFYEVLESTEQSKSDYAILPVENSLEGSVGESYDLLLTTKLNVVGEIYHRIKHCLIGFDGLEKIDTVYSHPQALGQCRKFIQEHKLKPIPTYDTAGSVKILLELKKDNLACIASKKAAEIYKVPVIKEGIEDNINNYTRFLILATKKQEKTAKDKTSIIFSIKHVPGALYSILEKFNANKINLTKIESRPTKSTPWEYNFYVDFEGNLEDPHVQEMLERIKQHTLFLKVLGSYARAELS; this is encoded by the coding sequence ATGCTTCGAACTGCATTTCAAGGAGAGAGAGGTGCCTATAGTGAAGCAGCAGCAATTCATTTTTTCAAAGAGGGTGTGCAGACAATACCATATCCAACCTTTTACGAAGTTTTAGAATCAACAGAGCAAAGTAAATCAGACTATGCGATATTACCAGTTGAAAATTCACTTGAAGGCAGCGTAGGTGAAAGTTATGATCTTCTTTTAACAACCAAGTTAAATGTAGTAGGTGAGATTTATCATAGAATAAAACATTGTCTCATAGGGTTTGATGGTTTAGAAAAAATCGATACTGTTTATTCACATCCACAAGCTCTTGGACAGTGTAGAAAATTCATCCAAGAACACAAGCTAAAGCCAATACCCACTTATGATACAGCTGGAAGTGTCAAGATCCTTCTTGAATTAAAAAAGGACAATTTGGCATGTATTGCAAGTAAAAAAGCTGCTGAGATCTACAAGGTTCCTGTAATAAAAGAAGGAATAGAAGACAACATAAATAATTATACCCGATTTTTAATTCTTGCAACTAAAAAACAAGAAAAAACAGCTAAAGACAAGACCTCAATAATATTTTCTATAAAGCATGTTCCTGGAGCACTTTATAGCATCCTTGAAAAATTTAATGCAAATAAAATAAATTTGACAAAAATAGAATCTAGACCTACAAAATCCACACCATGGGAATACAATTTCTACGTTGATTTTGAAGGGAATCTAGAAGATCCCCATGTTCAAGAAATGCTTGAAAGGATAAAACAGCACACATTATTTCTCAAGGTACTTGGTTCATATGCACGCGCAGAATTGAGCTAA
- a CDS encoding exosome complex RNA-binding protein Csl4, producing MSQKPSLPGDKIAIIEEFETGVNTFDDGHTIRSVVIGTSNFDKTNRIAKINQVKSPAVPQINDLVIGNVSALMNNMFAVAILYINGKPTHSGLECICQAKGAKKRIIARVSDIIMVKVISHLNGAIHATISEPELGVLFTQCNQCAGKVVTIGGNVKCVDCGYIEERKLSTKFGNSDFIKLGSK from the coding sequence TTGTCTCAAAAACCAAGCTTACCAGGCGATAAGATTGCAATTATTGAAGAGTTTGAAACTGGTGTTAACACATTTGATGATGGTCATACTATAAGATCAGTTGTCATTGGCACGAGTAATTTTGATAAAACAAATCGAATTGCAAAAATTAATCAGGTAAAGTCACCAGCAGTCCCACAGATAAACGACCTAGTAATTGGAAATGTGTCTGCACTTATGAATAACATGTTTGCAGTAGCCATACTTTACATTAATGGAAAACCAACTCATTCTGGTCTTGAATGTATTTGTCAAGCAAAGGGTGCAAAGAAAAGAATCATAGCAAGAGTTAGCGACATAATTATGGTAAAGGTCATTAGTCATCTAAATGGAGCAATCCATGCTACAATCAGCGAACCAGAACTTGGAGTATTATTTACACAATGTAACCAATGTGCAGGAAAGGTAGTCACAATTGGTGGAAATGTAAAGTGTGTTGATTGTGGCTATATTGAAGAAAGGAAACTTTCAACTAAGTTTGGAAACAGCGATTTTATAAAACTCGGTTCCAAGTAA
- the dph2 gene encoding diphthamide biosynthesis enzyme Dph2 translates to MIVIDEKRIFDEIEKRRPVSVALNGPDGLLPKIQETASKIMEKFDVPAYVLADTCFGTCDMNTNGAKVLGAEILFHIGHTVNSTNFGENVVIIDAYDNISFEKVARKCAVELAGKTVSLVTDSQHLLEIEKVKKILEEGGIIVKIGDGKGQLNDGQVFGCEFYPTSQTKNSVDANVFLGQSSFHAAGIALSSGKPTFILDPYFEEIREVTEFSEKLQKKAILSVYKAMGAETFGIVIGLKEGQFSKVTALKFKKELEKAGKKVQLFALTDITDDKLGNLKGIDAFIQVACPRISIDNHFQKPVLSTPQANALLKLLKNESIDGFLQIPHWL, encoded by the coding sequence ATGATAGTAATTGATGAAAAAAGAATTTTTGATGAGATAGAAAAACGAAGACCTGTTTCAGTAGCTTTGAATGGTCCAGATGGATTATTACCAAAAATTCAAGAGACTGCATCGAAAATAATGGAAAAGTTTGATGTACCAGCATATGTCCTTGCTGACACCTGTTTTGGAACATGTGATATGAACACTAATGGAGCCAAAGTTCTTGGAGCAGAAATACTATTTCACATAGGTCACACAGTAAATTCAACTAATTTTGGGGAAAATGTTGTTATCATAGATGCCTATGATAACATTTCTTTTGAAAAGGTTGCAAGAAAATGTGCTGTTGAGCTTGCAGGAAAAACAGTTTCACTTGTTACAGATAGTCAACATCTTTTAGAGATTGAGAAAGTAAAAAAAATCCTTGAGGAAGGAGGAATCATAGTTAAAATTGGAGATGGAAAAGGACAACTAAACGATGGTCAGGTTTTTGGATGTGAGTTTTATCCAACATCGCAAACAAAAAACAGTGTAGATGCAAATGTATTTTTGGGTCAAAGCTCTTTTCATGCTGCTGGAATAGCCCTTTCTTCTGGCAAGCCAACTTTCATTCTTGATCCATATTTTGAAGAGATAAGAGAAGTGACAGAATTTTCTGAAAAATTGCAAAAGAAAGCAATTCTTTCCGTATACAAAGCAATGGGAGCAGAAACCTTTGGAATTGTTATTGGTCTAAAGGAAGGACAATTTTCAAAAGTAACTGCTTTAAAATTCAAAAAAGAGCTTGAAAAAGCTGGAAAGAAAGTACAACTCTTTGCCCTTACTGATATTACTGACGACAAGCTAGGTAATCTGAAGGGAATTGATGCATTCATCCAAGTTGCATGCCCTAGAATATCAATAGATAATCATTTCCAAAAACCAGTGCTTTCGACACCACAAGCAAATGCTCTTTTAAAACTCTTAAAAAATGAAAGCATAGATGGATTTTTGCAAATTCCGCATTGGCTATAA
- a CDS encoding Lrp/AsnC ligand binding domain-containing protein, translating into MAIAFVLINAELGAENELVNQLKAIENVKYVYVLYGAYDLVVKIEAPNSEVLKKTISNNIRQLKNVRSTLTMTVIDEN; encoded by the coding sequence ATGGCGATTGCATTTGTTCTGATAAATGCAGAACTTGGAGCAGAAAATGAGCTTGTGAATCAATTAAAAGCCATTGAAAATGTAAAGTATGTTTATGTTCTTTACGGTGCATATGATCTTGTGGTAAAGATTGAAGCCCCAAACAGTGAGGTACTAAAAAAAACCATTTCAAATAACATAAGGCAACTCAAAAATGTACGTTCCACACTTACAATGACGGTCATTGATGAAAACTGA